From one Lolium rigidum isolate FL_2022 chromosome 4, APGP_CSIRO_Lrig_0.1, whole genome shotgun sequence genomic stretch:
- the LOC124708456 gene encoding cytochrome P450 72A397-like isoform X1, which produces MGIFHTDKCGEMFISWFGPVPRVTITKPDLVHKVLSNKFGHFEKFMFSHVLKMLHNGVSSQEGEKWAKHRRIISPAFHLEKLKRMLPAFAACCTELVDGWESMATRDDETIEVDVWSEMQRLAGDVISRAAFGSSYLEGRKIFELQGEQAKLTVLVLNKIYFPGYLSLPNRTNRRRKQIAAEVERILKGLIAKREEDLRTGQGTSDDLLGLLLESNMAHRRGGGGGLMTDEVIGECKLFYFAGTETTSALLTWTMVLLCMHPEWQHRAREEVLQVLGSSSTPDYDSLNRLRTVSMVLHEVLRLYPPITAIHRRTYKPMEVDGIRYPAGVMLTIPVLCIHHDKDVWGADVHEFRPERFADGISKATASGSGNTPAPFFPFGGGPRVCIGQNFALLEAKMGLAMILRRFSLELSPTYKHAPLPIGMLQPQHGAQIKLRRLH; this is translated from the exons ATGGGAATCTTTCATACAGACAAATGCG GTGAGATGTTCATCAGCTGGTTTGGGCCTGTGCCTAGGGTAACCATCACTAAGCCTGACCTGGTGCACAAAGTTCTGTCCAACAAATTCGGACATTTTGAGAAGTTCATGTTTAGCCATGTTTTGAAGATGCTGCACAACGGTGTGAGTAGCCAGGAGGGTGAAAAATGGGCCAAACATCGTAGGATCATCAGCCCTGCTTTCCATCTAGAGAAGCTGAAG CGCATGTTGCCTGCTTTTGCCGCATGTTGCACCGAGTTGGTTGATGGATGGGAAAGTATGGCCACCAGAGATGATGAGACAATTGAGGTGGATGTTTGGTCTGAGATGCAGAGACTGGCAGGGGATGTTATCTCCCGTGCCGCGTTTGGCAGCAGCTACCTTGaaggaaggaagattttcgagcttcagggggagcaggCTAAGCTCACCGTGCTTGTCCTGAATAAGATATACTTCCCTGGTTACCT ATCCTTGCCTAATAGAACAAACCGAAGGAGGAAGCAGATCGCTGCCGAGGTTGAGAGGATCCTGAAAGGCCTCATTGCGAAAAGAGAGGAGGACCTGAGAACTGGCCAAGGTACAAGCGATGATCTTCTAGGCCTGCTGCTGGAGTCGAACATGGCTCACCgcagagggggcggcggcggcctcatgACGGATGAGGTGATCGGAGAGTGCAAGCTGTTCTACTTTGCTGGCACGGAGACCACATCCGCTCTGCTCACTTGGACTATGGTCTTGCTGTGCATGCACCCGGAGTGGCAGCACCGCGCGAGGGAGGAGGTCCTGCAGGTCTTGGGCAGCAGCAGCACCCCAGATTATGACTCTTTAAATCgcctgagaacc GTGAGCATGGTTTTGCACGAGGTGCTTCGGCTCTACCCACCAATAACTGCGATCCACCGCCGGACGTACAAGCCGATGGAGGTCGACGGGATTAGGTACCCGGCTGGCGTGATGCTGACTATACCTGTGTTGTGCATCCACCATGACAAAGACGTCTGGGGGGCAGACGTGCACGAGTTCAGGCCAGAGAGGTTTGCCGATGGAATCTCCAAGGCGACAGCTTCCGGGTCCGGGAACACGCCGGCACCCTTCTTCCCGTTTGGTGGGGGCCCCCGGGTCTGCATCGGACAGAACTTTGCACTGCTCGAGGCTAAGATGGGGCTCGCCATGATCCTTCGACGTTTCTCCTTGGAGCTCTCACCAACCTACAAACACGCACCATTACCCATTGGCATGTTGCAGCCACAGCACGGCGCACAAATCAAGCTCAGGAGGCTTCATTGA
- the LOC124708456 gene encoding cytochrome P450 72A397-like isoform X2 has product MLPAFAACCTELVDGWESMATRDDETIEVDVWSEMQRLAGDVISRAAFGSSYLEGRKIFELQGEQAKLTVLVLNKIYFPGYLSLPNRTNRRRKQIAAEVERILKGLIAKREEDLRTGQGTSDDLLGLLLESNMAHRRGGGGGLMTDEVIGECKLFYFAGTETTSALLTWTMVLLCMHPEWQHRAREEVLQVLGSSSTPDYDSLNRLRTVSMVLHEVLRLYPPITAIHRRTYKPMEVDGIRYPAGVMLTIPVLCIHHDKDVWGADVHEFRPERFADGISKATASGSGNTPAPFFPFGGGPRVCIGQNFALLEAKMGLAMILRRFSLELSPTYKHAPLPIGMLQPQHGAQIKLRRLH; this is encoded by the exons ATGTTGCCTGCTTTTGCCGCATGTTGCACCGAGTTGGTTGATGGATGGGAAAGTATGGCCACCAGAGATGATGAGACAATTGAGGTGGATGTTTGGTCTGAGATGCAGAGACTGGCAGGGGATGTTATCTCCCGTGCCGCGTTTGGCAGCAGCTACCTTGaaggaaggaagattttcgagcttcagggggagcaggCTAAGCTCACCGTGCTTGTCCTGAATAAGATATACTTCCCTGGTTACCT ATCCTTGCCTAATAGAACAAACCGAAGGAGGAAGCAGATCGCTGCCGAGGTTGAGAGGATCCTGAAAGGCCTCATTGCGAAAAGAGAGGAGGACCTGAGAACTGGCCAAGGTACAAGCGATGATCTTCTAGGCCTGCTGCTGGAGTCGAACATGGCTCACCgcagagggggcggcggcggcctcatgACGGATGAGGTGATCGGAGAGTGCAAGCTGTTCTACTTTGCTGGCACGGAGACCACATCCGCTCTGCTCACTTGGACTATGGTCTTGCTGTGCATGCACCCGGAGTGGCAGCACCGCGCGAGGGAGGAGGTCCTGCAGGTCTTGGGCAGCAGCAGCACCCCAGATTATGACTCTTTAAATCgcctgagaacc GTGAGCATGGTTTTGCACGAGGTGCTTCGGCTCTACCCACCAATAACTGCGATCCACCGCCGGACGTACAAGCCGATGGAGGTCGACGGGATTAGGTACCCGGCTGGCGTGATGCTGACTATACCTGTGTTGTGCATCCACCATGACAAAGACGTCTGGGGGGCAGACGTGCACGAGTTCAGGCCAGAGAGGTTTGCCGATGGAATCTCCAAGGCGACAGCTTCCGGGTCCGGGAACACGCCGGCACCCTTCTTCCCGTTTGGTGGGGGCCCCCGGGTCTGCATCGGACAGAACTTTGCACTGCTCGAGGCTAAGATGGGGCTCGCCATGATCCTTCGACGTTTCTCCTTGGAGCTCTCACCAACCTACAAACACGCACCATTACCCATTGGCATGTTGCAGCCACAGCACGGCGCACAAATCAAGCTCAGGAGGCTTCATTGA
- the LOC124708585 gene encoding cytochrome P450 72A397-like isoform X1, with protein sequence MGIFHTDKCGEMFISWFGPVPRVTITKPDLVHKVLSNKFGHFEKFMFSHVLKMLHNGVSSQEGEKWAKHRRIISPAFHLEKLKRMLPAFAACCTELVDGWESMATRDDETIEVDVWSEMQRLAGDVISRAAFGSSYLEGRKIFELQGEQAKLTVLVLNKIYFPGYLSLPNRTNRRRKQIAAEVERILKGLIAKREEDLRTGQGTSDDLLGLLLESNMAHRRGGGGGLMTDEVIGECKLFYFAGTETTSALLTWTMVLLCMHPEWQHRAREEVLQVLGSSSTPDYDSLNRLRTVSMVLHEVLRLYPPITAIHRRTYKPMEVDGIRYPAGVMLTIPVLCIHHDKDVWGADVHEFRPERFADGISKATASGSGNTPAPFFPFGGGPRVCIGQNFALLEAKMGLAMILRRFSLELSPTYKHAPLPIGMLQPQHGAQIKLRRLH encoded by the exons GTGAGATGTTCATCAGCTGGTTTGGGCCTGTGCCTAGGGTAACCATCACTAAGCCTGACCTGGTGCACAAAGTTCTGTCCAACAAATTCGGACATTTTGAGAAGTTCATGTTTAGCCATGTTTTGAAGATGCTGCACAACGGTGTGAGTAGCCAGGAGGGTGAAAAATGGGCCAAACATCGTAGGATCATCAGCCCTGCTTTCCATCTAGAGAAGCTGAAG CGCATGTTGCCTGCTTTTGCCGCATGTTGCACCGAGTTGGTTGATGGATGGGAAAGTATGGCCACCAGAGATGATGAGACAATTGAGGTGGATGTTTGGTCTGAGATGCAGAGACTGGCAGGGGATGTTATCTCCCGTGCCGCGTTTGGCAGCAGCTACCTTGaaggaaggaagattttcgagcttcagggggagcaggCTAAGCTCACCGTGCTTGTCCTGAATAAGATATACTTCCCTGGTTACCT ATCCTTGCCTAATAGAACAAACCGAAGGAGGAAGCAGATCGCTGCCGAGGTTGAGAGGATCCTGAAAGGCCTCATTGCGAAAAGAGAGGAGGACCTGAGAACTGGCCAAGGTACAAGCGATGATCTTCTAGGCCTGCTGCTGGAGTCGAACATGGCTCACCgcagagggggcggcggcggcctcatgACGGATGAGGTGATCGGAGAGTGCAAGCTGTTCTACTTTGCTGGCACGGAGACCACATCCGCTCTGCTCACTTGGACTATGGTCTTGCTGTGCATGCACCCGGAGTGGCAGCACCGCGCGAGGGAGGAGGTCCTGCAGGTCTTGGGCAGCAGCAGCACCCCAGATTATGACTCTTTAAATCgcctgagaacc GTGAGCATGGTTTTGCACGAGGTGCTTCGGCTCTACCCACCAATAACTGCGATCCACCGCCGGACGTACAAGCCGATGGAGGTCGACGGGATTAGGTACCCGGCTGGCGTGATGCTGACTATACCTGTGTTGTGCATCCACCATGACAAAGACGTCTGGGGGGCAGACGTGCACGAGTTCAGGCCAGAGAGGTTTGCCGATGGAATCTCCAAGGCGACAGCTTCCGGGTCCGGGAACACGCCGGCACCCTTCTTCCCGTTTGGTGGGGGCCCCCGGGTCTGCATCGGACAGAACTTTGCACTGCTCGAGGCTAAGATGGGGCTCGCCATGATCCTTCGACGTTTCTCCTTGGAGCTCTCACCAACCTACAAACACGCACCATTACCCATTGGCATGTTGCAGCCACAGCACGGCGCACAAATCAAGCTCAGGAGGCTTCATTGA